The proteins below are encoded in one region of Silene latifolia isolate original U9 population chromosome 2, ASM4854445v1, whole genome shotgun sequence:
- the LOC141642539 gene encoding glycosyltransferase BC10-like codes for MTTTTAEIAAARSRTTTLLRRRGKWKVTMLAAIIAVCLFGLWTLQTRSSSLDMISTTRRPRRVEATFDGPLKIAFLFLTRRHLPLDFVWASFFQGVDTTSYSIYIHSQPGFVFDESTTKSPLFYGRQLRNSIQVAWGESSMIEAERLLLDAALKDPANQRFVLLSDSCVPLYNFSFIYDYVVGSSKSFVDSFLDKKDDRYNTKMSPAIPKDDWRKGSQWFTLIRSHAEVVVDDDLVFPVFRKYCKRRPPVNGRNGKLNLKLQKQHNCIPDEHYLQTLLTMEGLDSELERRTLTYTEWNETASKMEGTGWHPVTFTSSAATPQLINKIKDNKKIYYETEYRTEWCRTNSTLVPCFLFARKFSEGAAKQLLSEDLVGFRAQ; via the exons ATGACGACGACAACTGCGGAAATAGCGGCGGCGCGTAGTCGAACAACGACTTTGCTGCGGCGGCGAGGAAAATGGAAGGTGACGATGTTGGCGGCCATAATTGCAGTTTGTTTGTTTGGTTTATGGACGTTACAAACTCGATCATCGTCATTGGACATGATTTCCACCACGCGCAGACCTCGGCGAGTGGAAGCCACATTTGATGGACCTCTGAAGATTGCGTTTTTGTTTCTCACGCGCCGGCATCTCCCTCTTGACTTTGTTTGGGCTTCCTTTTTCCAG GGTGTGGACACGACGAGCTATTCAATATACATACACTCACAGCCTGGGTTTGTTTTTGATGAATCAACAACCAAGTCACCTTTGTTTTATGGTCGACAGTTGAGGAATAGCATTCAG GTAGCATGGGGTGAATCCAGTATGATTGAAGCAGAAAGGTTATTGCTTGACGCAGCACTAAAGGACCCTGCTAACCAAAGATTTGTTCTTCTCTCAGATAG CTGTGTTCCTCTGTACAATTTCAGCTTTATATACGACTATGTCGTCGGATCTTCTAAAAGTTTTGTAGACAG CTTTCTTGATAAAAAGGATGATCGCTATAACACAAAGATGTCACCTGCAATACCAAAAGATGATTGGCGTAAAGGATCACAG TGGTTCACTCTTATTCGAAGCCATGCTGAAGTGGTGGTTGATGATGATCTTGTTTTTCCGGTCTTCAGAAAGTACTGTAAG CGACGTCCTCCTGTCAACGGTAGGAATGGAAAGCTGAATCTG AAACTCCAGAAGCAGCATAACTGCATTCCAGATGAACATTATCTTCAGACACTTCTTACT ATGGAAGGGCTCGATAGCGAACTTGAACGGAGGACATTAACTTACACTGAGTGGAATGAAACTGCCTCGAAAATGGAAGGGACGGGATGGCATCCTGTTACTTTCACCTCTTCAGCTGCTACTCCCCAGCTTATTAACAAGATAAAG GATAACAAAAAGATATACTATGAGACAGAGTACAGAACCGAGTGGTGCCGAACCAATTCTACACTTGTTCCTTGCTTTCTTTTCGCAAGGAAGTTTTCAGAAGGAGCAGCTAAGCAGCTTTTGAGCGAGGATCTCGTTGGTTTCAGAGCACAATGA
- the LOC141642537 gene encoding leucine--tRNA ligase, chloroplastic/mitochondrial, translating to MVTNLHPPFQILTNPSFNSHKVHIFNKPTFNFPSSSAISIKPAFSLRPRINLKHRKSSFTRRISGIRVELSNDEEKKELMVKRAYPFHEIEPKWQKYWEINKTFRTPDDDIDTSKPKYYVLDMFPYPSGAGLHVGHPLGYTATDILARFKRMQGFNVLHPMGWDAFGLPAEQYAIDTGTHPKITTARNIERFRLQLKSLGFSYDWDREISTTEPEYYKWTQWIFLQLLKRGLAYQAEVPVNWCPALGTVLANEEVIDGVSERGGHPVIRKPMRQWMLRITAYADRLLEDLEELDWPESLKEMQKNWIGRSEGAELEFTGLDIKAQERDIKIVVYTTRPDTIFGATYLVLAPEHPLLQSLVAADQAKHVEEYVELASRKSDLERTELQKEKTGVFTGCYAKNPANGVAIPIWVADYVLGSYGTGAIMAVPAHDTRDYEFATKYDILINWVVKPQDENSGKPGKPFPGEGVLINSSSSETGLDINGMSSKEAASKVIQWAEETGNGKRKVNFKLRDWLFARQRYWGEPIPVIFLDDTGETIPLSESELPLTLPELDDFTPTGTGDPPLSKATSWVQTMDPLSGKHGRRDTNTMPQWAGSCWYYLRFMDPWNSKELVNKEKEKYWSPVDVYVGGAEHAVLHLLYARFWHKVLYDVGVVSTKEPFKCVINQGIILGEVQYTALRNVNGDFVSADSATVLSELSQELIPDEKVMKSGDSFVLKENPTIRLIARAHKMSKSRGNVVNPDDIVAEYGADSLRLYEMFMGPLRDVKPWNTSGIEGVHRFLARVWRLIVGLPLADGSCRGGTVAVDEEPTLEQLRLLHKCIEKVTEEIEGTRFNTGISAMMEFINAAYKWDNHPRSILEAFVKLLSPYAPHVAEELWFRLGNSNSLAYEPFPKADPLYLKDSKIVLPVQVNGKTRGTIQVEETCSEDEAFSLASMDEKLSKYIDGKTIKKKIFVPGKILNVIVVPQNAKVVQT from the exons ATGGTCACTAATCTTCATCCCCCCTTTCAAATTCTTACAAACCCATCATTTAATTCTCATAAAGTTCACATCTTTAATAAACCTACATTCAATTTTCCTTCTTCCAGTGCTATCAGCATTAAACCAGCATTTTCATTGAGACCCAGAATCAATTTAAAGCATAGAAAAAGTAGTTTTACAAGAAGAATAAGTGGGATTAGAGTAGAATTAAGCAATGATGAAGAGAAGAAGGAGTTAATGGTGAAAAGGGCTTATCCATTTCATGAAATAGAACCAAAATGGCAAAAATATTGGGAAATTAATAAAACATTTAGAACCCCAGATGATGATATTGATACTTCTAAGCCTAAGTATTATGTTCTTGATATGTTTCCTTACCCTAG TGGAGCTGGGTTGCATGTTGGTCATCCACTCGGATATACAGCTACGGACATTCTTGCCAGGTTTAAAAGGATGCAGGGCTTCAATGTTTTGCATCCTATGGGATGGGATGCATTTGGGTTGCCAGCAGAACAGTATGCTATTGAT ACAGGTACTCACCCAAAAATCACGACGGCAAGGAATATTGAAAGGTTTCGGTTACAG CTCAAATCGCTGGGCTTTTCATACGATTGGGATCGTGAAATCTCTACGACTGAACCAGAGTACTACAAATGGACACAATGGATATTTCTTCAGTTGTTAAAAAGGGGATTGGCTTATCAGGCTGAAGTTCCTGTGAATTGGTGCCCAGCTCTTGGCACCGTGTTGGCAAATGAGGAGGTCATCGACGGTGTTAGTGAGCGTGGTGGTCATCCGGTTATAAGAAAG CCAATGAGGCAGTGGATGCTCAGGATCACTGCTTATGCGGACCGCCTTCTTGAGGATCTAGAAGAGCTCGATTGGCCTGAAAGTTTGAAGGAGATGCAAAAGAATTGGATAGGAAGATCGGAAGGGGCTGAACTGGAATTTACTGGGCTTGATATCAAAGCCCAAGAAAGGGACATTAAAATCGTTGTTTATACAACCAGGCCAGATACTATTTTTGGAGCAAC CTATCTTGTTCTTGCACCCGAGCATCCTTTATTGCAATCTCTAGTAGCTGCCGACCAAGCTAAACAT GTGGAGGAATATGTAGAGCTTGCCTCAAGGAAGAGTGATCTTGAGAGGACTGAGCTGCAAAAAGAGAAAACTGGAGTCTTTACTGGCTGCTACGCGAAGAATCCTGCTAATGGAGTCGCTATTCCCATTTGGGTGGCTGATTATGTTCTAGGAAG CTATGGCACTGGAGCTATAATGGCCGTTCCTGCACACGACACACGTGATTACGAATTTGCTACAAAGTATGATATTTTAATTAATTGGGTTGTTAAGCCACAAGATGAGAATTCTGGAAAACCAGGAAAGCCTTTTCCTGGTGAAGGTGTCCTCATAAATTCATCTAGTTCAGAAACAGGGCTTGATATCAATGGCATGTCTAGCAAAGAAGCTGCTTCAAAAGTGATTCAGTGGGCGGAGGAAACTGGAAATGGTAAGAGAAAG GTAAACTTTAAGTTAAGGGACTGGCTTTTTGCCAGACAAAGATACTGGGGAGAACCTATACCTGTCATCTTTTTAGATGACACTGGTGAGACGATTCCCCTTTCCGAAAGTGAGTTGCCTCTGACGCTTCCGGAGTTGGATGATTTTACTCCTACTGGTACAGGCGATCCACCATTATCTAAAGCTACATCTTGG GTACAAACCATGGATCCTTTATCTGGAAAACATGGCCGGAGAGATACAAACACGATGCCTCAGTGGGCTGGCTCTTGTTG GTACTATTTAAGATTTATGGATCCATGGAATTCAAAGGAATTGGTTAACAAGGAAAAGGAAAA ATACTGGAGCCCAGTTGATGTGTATGTTGGGGGAGCTGAGCATGCAGTTTTGCACTTACTTTATGCAAGGTTTTGGCACAAG GTTCTCTATGACGTTGGTGTTGTGTCGACCAAGGAACCATTCAAGTGTGTCATAAACCAGGGAATTATCTTGGGGGAG GTCCAATATACGGCACTTAGAAACGTAAATGGAGATTTTGTATCTGCGGATTCAGCTACTGTTTTGAGTGAGCTTTCTCAAGAGTTAATACCCGACGAAAAA GTTATGAAGTCGGGTGATTCTTTTGTATTGAAAGAGAATCCTACCATTCGTCTGATTGCTCGGGCTCATAAGATGAGCAAAAGCAGGGGCAATGTTGTCAACCCTGACGATATAGTTGCTGAGTATGGTGCTGACTCACTTCGCTTGTATGAGATGTTCATGGGACCACTGAG AGACGTAAAACCATGGAATACTAGTGGAATTGAAGGTGTTCATCGGTTTTTGGCTAGAGTATGGAGACTAATTGTGGGCTTGCCTCTAGCTGATGGTTCATGTAGAGGTGGAACAGTGGCCGTTGATGAAGAACCCACCTTAGAACAATTACGTTTGCTGCACAAGTGCATTGAAAAG GTTACTGAGGAAATTGAAGGAACTCGATTTAACACGGGTATCTCAGCAATGATGGAGTTCATCAATGCAGCATACAAG TGGGACAATCACCCAAGATCAATTTTGGAGGCATTCGTAAAGCTGCTATCGCCATATGCACCTCATGTGGCTGAAGAGCTCTGGTTTCGGCttggaaattcaaattcactGGCATATGAGCCTTTCCCAAAG GCGGATCCCTTGTACTTGAAAGACTCCAAAATAGTCCTTCCAGTTCAGGTCAACGGAAAGACTCGAGGAACCATCCAGGTCGAAGAAACGTGTTCTGAAGATGAAGCGTTCAGCTTAGCATCCATGGACGAAAAGCTCTCGAAGTATATAGATGGGAAAACCATAAAGAAGAAAATATTTGTTCCCGGTAAGATCTTGAATGTGATTGTGGTGCCCCAAAATGCAAAAGTAGTTCAGACGTAA